The following are from one region of the Stigmatella ashevillena genome:
- a CDS encoding AMP-binding protein encodes MAELTKLTDRLGDNPGARIVTRAPQGWMSRSFEQLQQDVRQKVAELSHRGLGALMRVGVLACNGYEWIVLDLALVSLRCESVALTSAQLNGDLEALAADQGLAALLLVGNGTPVSRFAHLGWVVAENARGPIPLRAGCQRQADSEWAIPFRVFSSGSTGTPRCIAVPRSGIEHSIEELKDTYEFDASDTLLVFLPVANLQQRFLVYAALWYGISLVVIEPVHLLPALKETSPTLLLAPPLFFEMIARRATRSLLLRWMIRTVARARIRKSGLFLLGRWALAPARKRVLSELGGRIRLMITGMAPVGRTTLDVYAALELPLFEAYGMTECGLIACNTPRAARPGSVGRPSAGVRIELLPDGEIIVQRQVPLTERYVGIDPKICAETYLGQGKVATGDLGWFDDEGFLHLMGRKKNVIVLGDGRKIHPESIERELVCIPLIHQAALLPDGHSGLACVVHAGDLGSRFKKAARRELERIVLEHTGQGLAHVVFSQEPFTPQNELLTQNLKLNRLALRRLLGPQGSTVARKQEE; translated from the coding sequence GTGGCTGAACTCACGAAGCTGACGGATCGCTTGGGCGACAACCCGGGTGCCCGGATTGTGACGCGCGCGCCACAGGGATGGATGAGCCGTTCTTTTGAGCAACTGCAGCAAGATGTGCGTCAAAAGGTGGCAGAGTTAAGTCACCGTGGCCTTGGTGCGCTCATGCGCGTGGGGGTCCTTGCGTGCAATGGCTACGAGTGGATCGTGCTTGACCTTGCGCTGGTGTCGCTCCGCTGTGAGAGCGTCGCCCTGACAAGTGCCCAACTCAATGGGGATCTTGAGGCCCTCGCCGCGGACCAAGGACTCGCCGCGCTGTTGCTCGTGGGAAATGGGACGCCTGTCTCCAGGTTCGCTCATCTGGGGTGGGTTGTGGCTGAGAATGCGCGCGGCCCGATCCCCTTGAGGGCTGGCTGCCAGCGGCAGGCTGACTCGGAGTGGGCGATCCCTTTTCGGGTCTTTTCGTCGGGCAGCACGGGGACGCCCCGGTGTATCGCTGTGCCACGCTCCGGGATCGAGCACTCCATCGAAGAGCTGAAGGACACATACGAGTTCGACGCTTCAGATACCCTTTTGGTGTTTCTGCCGGTTGCCAACCTTCAGCAACGCTTTCTGGTGTACGCGGCGCTCTGGTACGGCATCTCGCTTGTTGTCATCGAGCCGGTGCACCTCTTGCCAGCACTGAAGGAGACTTCGCCCACGCTTCTGCTCGCGCCGCCGTTGTTCTTCGAGATGATCGCCCGCCGGGCGACGCGTTCCCTTCTGCTCCGGTGGATGATTCGCACGGTCGCCAGGGCTCGAATCAGAAAGAGTGGACTGTTCCTATTGGGCCGTTGGGCACTTGCGCCCGCCCGGAAGCGGGTTCTCTCGGAGTTGGGAGGGCGGATCCGGTTGATGATCACAGGCATGGCCCCTGTGGGACGTACGACCTTGGATGTGTATGCAGCCCTCGAACTGCCTCTGTTTGAGGCGTATGGCATGACTGAATGCGGGCTCATTGCCTGCAACACCCCTCGAGCAGCCCGTCCCGGGAGCGTTGGGCGCCCTTCGGCCGGGGTCCGGATCGAGTTGTTGCCGGACGGCGAAATCATCGTTCAGCGACAGGTTCCACTCACCGAGAGATACGTTGGCATCGATCCCAAGATCTGTGCGGAGACCTACTTGGGGCAAGGCAAGGTCGCGACAGGCGATCTCGGTTGGTTCGATGATGAAGGTTTTCTCCACCTGATGGGCCGCAAGAAGAATGTGATCGTGCTCGGAGATGGCCGGAAGATCCACCCAGAGTCGATTGAGCGAGAACTCGTTTGCATTCCTTTGATTCATCAGGCAGCCCTCCTCCCCGATGGTCACTCTGGGCTCGCCTGTGTCGTTCATGCAGGGGACCTGGGCTCACGCTTCAAAAAGGCCGCACGCCGTGAACTGGAGCGGATCGTTTTGGAGCATACGGGGCAAGGGCTTGCGCACGTCGTGTTCAGCCAAGAGCCGTTCACTCCGCAGAATGAACTCTTGACCCAGAATCTCAAACTCAACCGGCTGGCTCTTCGCAGGCTGCTCGGCCCACAAGGGTCAACCGTTGCCCGGAAGCAAGAGGAATGA
- a CDS encoding amidohydrolase family protein translates to MDEASRGQGGVVDAHAHAASHRFIPRSFVDGGIRNIIAMHEALGLPAHRERLVDRAMERLEDHDCDELVRQMDESGIEWTVLLLPDFTYCLRDCELTIAEMFELHRRILERHAGRFHVMAGVDPRWGRDALALFERGLKEYGFRGLKLYPPCGYRADDRCLYPFYELCAEWNVPVLLHMGPTASNLSFEYARPGFVDEPARLFPAVNFILAHAATAYVDECAMLCAFRPNVYADVSGFQEASRNPGGQGLTHLLRFAPAHKLLFGTDWPVFREDARQVEHLELFLGMAREVLAGPSLKLILRENAARLFLPGRASRPSLART, encoded by the coding sequence ATGGATGAGGCGAGCCGAGGGCAGGGAGGGGTGGTCGATGCACATGCTCATGCGGCCTCACACCGGTTCATCCCGCGCTCATTCGTGGACGGCGGCATTCGCAACATCATCGCGATGCACGAAGCACTGGGCCTGCCTGCCCATCGCGAGCGTCTCGTGGACAGAGCCATGGAGCGCCTGGAGGATCATGACTGTGATGAACTCGTGCGCCAGATGGATGAATCGGGAATCGAGTGGACGGTCCTCCTGCTCCCGGACTTCACGTATTGTCTGCGGGATTGCGAGCTGACCATCGCGGAGATGTTTGAGCTGCATCGGCGCATCCTGGAGCGTCACGCGGGGCGGTTTCACGTCATGGCGGGAGTCGATCCCCGGTGGGGCCGGGACGCACTGGCCCTGTTTGAGCGAGGGCTGAAGGAGTACGGCTTCCGTGGCCTCAAGCTCTATCCCCCTTGCGGTTACCGGGCCGACGACCGCTGCCTCTATCCCTTCTATGAGCTTTGCGCGGAATGGAACGTCCCGGTTCTTCTGCACATGGGGCCGACCGCCTCCAACCTGAGCTTCGAGTACGCGCGCCCTGGGTTCGTGGATGAGCCTGCGCGCCTGTTTCCGGCCGTCAACTTCATCCTGGCCCACGCCGCGACCGCTTATGTCGACGAGTGCGCCATGCTCTGTGCCTTCCGGCCCAACGTCTACGCTGACGTGAGTGGGTTTCAGGAAGCCTCCCGGAATCCAGGAGGGCAGGGGTTGACCCACCTGCTTCGGTTCGCTCCCGCCCACAAACTGCTGTTCGGAACGGACTGGCCCGTCTTCCGGGAAGATGCCCGTCAGGTGGAGCATCTGGAGCTCTTCCTCGGGATGGCGCGCGAGGTGCTGGCAGGCCCCTCGTTGAAGCTCATCCTGAGGGAGAACGCGGCCCGGCTGTTTCTGCCCGGAAGGGCCTCTCGCCCGTCCCTGGCTCGGACTTGA
- a CDS encoding beta-ketoacyl synthase produces MSFSADDDEELLAIIRETVPPGRGRYIHPEATLRQVGIDSLCMVLIIGRFLDRYPGPVEILEKQLSSVRTLRELLDLGRVARAAWVNEHGHG; encoded by the coding sequence ATGTCATTTTCCGCCGATGATGATGAAGAGCTGCTGGCCATCATCCGAGAAACCGTGCCTCCGGGCAGGGGCCGTTACATCCATCCCGAGGCGACACTCCGCCAGGTAGGAATCGATTCATTGTGCATGGTGCTGATCATAGGGCGCTTTCTCGATCGCTACCCAGGGCCCGTGGAAATCCTGGAGAAGCAGCTCAGTTCGGTCCGGACCCTTCGTGAACTCTTGGACCTCGGCCGGGTGGCTCGGGCGGCATGGGTAAACGAGCATGGCCATGGATGA